One region of Chryseobacterium muglaense genomic DNA includes:
- a CDS encoding beta strand repeat-containing protein produces the protein MKNKNFIGRLRCLLFLMALASFNYLSAQTGPNDDFDGDGIINSIDIDDDNDGVPDAVESPNCFYSASEWNKGIKPTTNGVVVSSALPTTTGNFSQLLDNVPGTTAVTFTAGQAIQNANVYLFTFAQPVRLDALYLKFNTASQFANTTKIQGSNTNNGSDWVDLSTAISQVPGDNVTANGLVEVTTSIKYPVTLNTSTAYKYIRITGVAASNIAAQNSSEVYFDFNVANYVASYYPKATCTDANIDGDGILPHFDLDSDGDGCSDAYEAGATTNLATNYKFTGAVGVNGLDNTLETLDNGIVNYTSTYYVYAQNTAMQICKDTDGDGILDINDIDDDNDGVLDTLEQVLESCSGVFTTGSRVIWNSPFTNSNTTATGNATINGTPISVTATTTKVFQGLKDDHWHFGSGTYVGCPDVTTVISNSVLNIQNNDYTVTYTFSRPVRNPSLSFSSFNGTAVLFPHPVYVSGLQGTVSGVSSDTYITSFPATENTVAVIYNGVFNSISFRVAGSDAQGSVLLNVPYVLDAGALTYTLTSGSPFGYLDIDTDGDGIVNRLDLDSDGDGCPDAREAGVSGNAGASASMSASGGSIYTGGIPSGTVNAYVGNGTPSQYGANGFFNGIETSLESGIYNGTSTYATFALTSLFNLCTDTDGDGVVNFIDIDDDNDGVVDAVESPACFYTANEWNTGAKPIYGVAISSALTTTTSNFNQLIDGVSGTTAVAFSASPTQAIQNTNVYLFNFIQPVRLDALYLQFNTATQFAGTTKIQGSNTNNGSDWVDLSAAITQTAGTNVTANGGVSLTTSIKYPVTLNTTTAYKYIRITGVAASNIAAQNASEVYFDFNNTAYVASSYPKAITCNNDSDNDTIPNHLDLDSDGDGCPDAREAGVSVNPGAAGVMSTSGGAIYTGGIPSGTANAYVGDGTPAQYGSNGLFNDIEIGENGVYNSTYTYQFANSNILNACLDTDGDGVGDLIDLDDDNDGVLDILEQNCPNGSKTGVIVTKPAAITYTFSGSQTLANLVDGVDSNTLVMYNPTPPAALSNAEWFRVEFPTARILSSWEVGHYVGQTLFSTTSTYKVQGSNDASIWTDLTGTLTYSRTQNGQSTQANNSNVANFSSNVTAYKYYRYFGVSGSVGTGWATEFYFTDGGCIDIDTDTDGIPNRLDLDSDGDGCPDALEAGVSVNAGAFTSMSASGGSIYTGGIPSGTANAYVGNGTPSQYGANGFFNGIETAVDNGVYNGSYTYSLYALSLAQNVCIDTDGDNVPDVFDLDDDNDGVLDVVECPTIFSNMATGGGFSVDAAALPDWYMGLTSTSLPIAEPFTPSAIPISSTGSVSNYGIGGGLQVNSPLTGGLFDILGGINTATGVQYALHENGPLRPMVNKLSSPLVAGVPYGYAFDLGQRSTANSTNKYIVLLYNADTQRPEKIIESGTIGSLPGAANSPSYKNFTGVFTPASSGNYYLLFYPSIDGGAADDFVIDRVAFAGAGAGACDTDNDGIPNYLDLDSDGDGCPDTKEAILYNHITEASMPGTVQNGSGGVVTSTTPNVANAMVPGPYGNNGFADALQSASNPNAYKYVYSYLFVATDPNVSTCSNKFLYDIDSDDDGIPDAVESPTCFYTEAQAMDITGGVTSDFGWTTANPLTNTYDDNTASFGTISALTATSIQNKALVTFNLPVIDATFVNSITLNVSSSFGTGKWKLQGLDMMTNTWMDLSASAGQALPAGNIVFSNTLQNNTRYYSYRILGVDNVNITNAARLNEFTIQYKNYNASYHRTKMGCNSDADGDGVPNYLDRDSDGDGCPDALEAGISKSLLVPGDFFNIGGVVSGDYVTVGGNYGDNGLGDSVETAPDSGIVNYASTYSQYATNKTLNFCTDTDGDGVPDMIDIDDDNDGVLDVTECAYPATPTTNAADVTNRFAVWSNTGNAQGTNSVPAYLASVGAWTAGNGLTATVNAGNFINISNVNGNSIGDAFGSNEYIEYPFATTADNYNWLYYVRTSANDATNYHWAMLISDDNFVTYDILNIDIPRTTSGNVVNDINDYQLKPSTSYKVRTYFWGAPTLTFDDLTMFGYSECDTDTDGVPNRLDLDSDGDGCPDAKESGVSINSGASGSMSASGGSIYTGGIASGTAEAYVGNGTPSQYGANGFFNSIENNDNPSAAYLGTYTYANAINAAISACFCYKPAIIAGTVLDTKQGITSLQRAGTDNNNWPMVRKGAWTALESKTKGFVPNRLTAQQITDIPAANLREGMMVYHIGLDCLYINTNGTPTGWKCFNTQACP, from the coding sequence ATGAAAAACAAAAACTTTATTGGCCGATTGCGCTGCCTCTTGTTTCTGATGGCACTGGCCTCATTTAATTACTTATCCGCCCAGACCGGTCCTAATGACGACTTTGATGGCGATGGAATTATTAACTCTATTGATATTGATGACGACAACGATGGAGTTCCCGATGCAGTGGAAAGTCCTAATTGTTTTTATTCTGCTAGTGAATGGAATAAGGGTATTAAACCTACAACCAATGGAGTGGTGGTATCTTCTGCATTACCTACAACAACAGGTAATTTTAGCCAGCTTTTAGATAATGTACCTGGAACAACAGCGGTTACATTTACTGCAGGACAGGCTATTCAGAATGCGAATGTGTATTTATTTACATTTGCTCAGCCTGTAAGATTAGATGCATTGTATCTTAAATTCAATACTGCTAGCCAGTTTGCAAATACGACTAAGATTCAGGGATCAAATACCAATAACGGAAGTGATTGGGTAGATTTATCGACAGCTATTTCTCAGGTACCCGGAGATAATGTTACCGCTAATGGTTTAGTGGAGGTGACCACCTCGATTAAATACCCTGTCACCTTAAATACTTCGACAGCCTACAAATATATACGTATAACGGGTGTTGCAGCATCAAATATAGCTGCGCAAAATTCTTCAGAGGTTTATTTTGATTTTAATGTAGCCAATTATGTTGCCTCTTATTATCCTAAAGCAACATGTACCGATGCTAATATAGACGGTGATGGAATTCTTCCACACTTTGATTTAGATAGCGACGGAGATGGCTGTAGTGATGCTTATGAGGCAGGTGCAACAACGAATCTTGCTACGAATTATAAATTTACCGGAGCGGTAGGTGTTAACGGATTAGATAATACTTTGGAAACTTTAGATAATGGTATTGTAAATTATACATCAACTTATTATGTGTATGCACAAAATACTGCAATGCAGATATGTAAAGATACAGATGGTGATGGTATTTTAGATATCAATGATATTGATGATGATAATGATGGAGTGTTAGATACCTTAGAACAGGTTTTGGAAAGCTGCTCAGGAGTTTTTACCACAGGCTCCAGAGTAATTTGGAATTCTCCCTTTACGAACTCAAATACAACAGCAACGGGGAATGCTACAATAAATGGAACCCCTATTTCTGTAACTGCCACTACGACCAAGGTATTTCAAGGTCTAAAAGATGATCACTGGCATTTCGGTTCAGGGACCTATGTGGGTTGCCCTGATGTGACGACGGTTATTAGTAATTCTGTACTAAATATTCAGAATAATGATTATACGGTAACTTATACATTTAGTCGCCCTGTTCGCAATCCGTCTTTATCATTTTCTTCATTTAACGGAACAGCTGTTCTTTTTCCCCATCCGGTGTATGTTTCCGGTCTTCAGGGGACGGTTTCTGGTGTAAGCAGTGATACTTATATTACCTCCTTTCCTGCAACCGAAAATACGGTAGCCGTTATCTATAATGGGGTATTCAATTCGATAAGCTTTAGAGTGGCGGGATCGGATGCTCAAGGATCTGTTTTGCTTAATGTACCCTATGTTCTGGACGCAGGCGCACTTACTTATACATTAACGTCGGGTAGTCCTTTCGGTTACTTAGATATTGATACGGATGGAGATGGTATCGTGAATCGTCTGGATTTGGATAGTGATGGCGACGGTTGTCCAGATGCTAGAGAAGCAGGTGTTTCTGGTAATGCGGGTGCCTCGGCTTCAATGTCTGCAAGTGGTGGTTCTATTTACACGGGAGGTATTCCTTCAGGAACAGTCAATGCTTACGTTGGAAACGGAACGCCTTCTCAGTATGGTGCAAACGGTTTTTTCAATGGTATTGAAACTTCTTTAGAAAGTGGTATTTATAATGGTACTTCTACTTATGCTACCTTTGCCTTGACTAGTCTGTTCAATCTTTGCACTGATACTGACGGTGATGGTGTTGTAAATTTTATTGATATTGATGACGATAATGATGGTGTTGTAGATGCAGTAGAAAGTCCGGCTTGTTTCTATACAGCGAACGAGTGGAATACCGGAGCTAAACCAATCTACGGTGTTGCTATTTCTTCAGCATTAACGACTACAACAAGCAACTTCAATCAGTTAATTGATGGGGTAAGCGGAACTACCGCGGTTGCTTTCTCAGCATCACCAACCCAAGCAATTCAGAATACAAATGTTTATTTGTTTAATTTTATACAGCCTGTAAGATTAGATGCTTTATATCTTCAGTTTAATACGGCAACACAGTTTGCAGGAACCACTAAGATTCAGGGATCTAATACCAATAATGGTTCAGATTGGGTAGATCTGTCTGCAGCAATTACTCAGACCGCAGGAACTAATGTTACAGCAAACGGAGGGGTAAGTCTAACGACTTCTATCAAATATCCGGTAACATTAAACACAACAACGGCTTACAAATACATCAGAATAACAGGGGTTGCAGCATCTAATATTGCGGCACAGAATGCTTCGGAAGTTTATTTTGATTTTAATAATACAGCTTATGTTGCATCATCTTATCCAAAAGCAATTACTTGCAACAATGATTCCGACAACGATACAATTCCGAATCATTTGGATTTAGACAGTGATGGTGATGGTTGTCCGGATGCAAGAGAAGCAGGAGTTTCTGTAAATCCGGGTGCAGCTGGCGTAATGTCAACAAGTGGAGGGGCAATTTATACGGGTGGTATTCCATCAGGAACAGCTAATGCTTATGTTGGAGATGGTACACCTGCCCAATATGGTTCCAATGGCTTGTTTAATGATATTGAAATTGGTGAAAATGGTGTTTATAATAGTACTTATACGTATCAGTTTGCTAATAGTAATATTTTGAATGCTTGTCTTGATACTGATGGTGATGGTGTTGGTGATTTAATAGATTTAGATGATGATAATGATGGTGTTTTAGATATATTAGAGCAGAATTGTCCTAATGGTAGTAAAACGGGGGTTATTGTAACGAAGCCAGCTGCGATTACCTATACTTTCAGTGGTTCACAAACATTGGCTAATCTGGTAGACGGGGTAGATTCTAATACTCTTGTTATGTACAATCCTACACCTCCGGCAGCATTAAGTAATGCAGAATGGTTCAGGGTAGAATTTCCAACTGCAAGGATACTTTCTTCGTGGGAAGTAGGGCATTATGTAGGGCAGACTTTGTTCTCTACTACAAGTACCTATAAAGTACAGGGTAGTAATGATGCTTCTATTTGGACAGACCTTACGGGAACTTTGACCTATTCTCGTACACAAAATGGACAAAGTACTCAAGCTAATAATTCTAACGTAGCTAATTTTTCATCCAATGTAACCGCTTATAAATACTACAGATACTTTGGTGTTTCCGGATCAGTAGGTACCGGTTGGGCCACAGAATTTTATTTCACGGATGGAGGCTGTATTGATATAGATACTGATACCGACGGCATCCCGAATCGTTTAGATTTGGATAGCGATGGTGATGGGTGTCCGGATGCATTAGAAGCAGGTGTATCTGTTAATGCAGGAGCTTTCACTTCGATGTCTGCCAGTGGCGGCAGTATCTATACAGGAGGAATTCCGTCTGGTACAGCCAATGCTTATGTAGGCAATGGTACACCATCTCAATATGGTGCGAACGGTTTCTTTAACGGTATTGAAACTGCTGTAGATAATGGTGTTTATAACGGAAGTTATACATATTCTCTATATGCTCTTTCGTTAGCGCAAAATGTTTGTATAGATACAGATGGTGATAATGTACCGGATGTTTTTGATCTGGATGATGATAATGATGGTGTTTTAGATGTGGTAGAATGTCCTACAATCTTCAGTAATATGGCTACAGGTGGAGGGTTTTCAGTAGATGCGGCTGCTTTACCAGATTGGTATATGGGGCTGACTTCTACTTCTCTTCCTATTGCTGAGCCTTTTACGCCTAGTGCTATTCCTATTTCAAGCACAGGAAGTGTGTCTAATTATGGTATTGGTGGAGGGCTTCAGGTGAATTCTCCCCTTACTGGTGGCCTCTTTGATATTTTAGGCGGAATAAACACGGCTACTGGAGTTCAATATGCATTACATGAAAATGGGCCTTTGAGACCTATGGTTAACAAATTATCATCACCTTTAGTTGCGGGGGTTCCTTATGGCTATGCTTTTGATTTAGGGCAACGTTCCACTGCAAACTCTACTAATAAATATATAGTATTACTGTATAACGCAGATACTCAACGCCCGGAAAAAATTATAGAATCGGGTACAATTGGCTCATTGCCAGGTGCAGCAAATAGTCCTAGTTATAAAAATTTTACAGGAGTCTTTACACCTGCGTCGTCGGGTAATTATTATCTGTTATTTTATCCTTCTATTGATGGAGGCGCAGCAGATGATTTCGTGATAGACCGTGTAGCTTTTGCAGGTGCTGGTGCTGGAGCTTGTGATACAGATAATGATGGTATTCCAAATTATCTTGATCTAGACAGTGATGGTGATGGGTGTCCTGATACCAAAGAAGCAATATTGTATAACCATATCACTGAAGCTTCTATGCCGGGTACTGTGCAGAATGGTAGTGGAGGAGTGGTAACTTCTACTACGCCGAATGTTGCTAATGCTATGGTTCCTGGTCCTTATGGTAATAATGGTTTTGCCGATGCTTTACAATCTGCATCTAATCCGAATGCTTATAAATATGTGTATTCTTATTTATTTGTAGCTACAGATCCAAACGTAAGTACATGTAGTAATAAGTTTTTATATGATATTGACTCTGATGATGATGGGATACCTGATGCGGTAGAATCACCGACTTGTTTCTACACCGAAGCACAAGCGATGGATATTACAGGAGGGGTAACTTCTGATTTCGGATGGACAACGGCTAATCCGCTTACTAATACTTATGATGATAATACAGCTAGCTTTGGTACAATATCGGCACTTACAGCAACGAGTATTCAGAATAAAGCTTTAGTTACGTTTAATCTTCCTGTAATTGACGCGACATTTGTTAATAGTATAACATTGAATGTAAGCTCTTCTTTTGGCACAGGGAAATGGAAGTTGCAAGGTTTGGATATGATGACCAATACGTGGATGGATCTTTCTGCATCAGCAGGTCAGGCGTTGCCTGCTGGTAACATTGTATTCAGTAATACATTACAAAACAATACCAGATATTATTCTTATAGAATTCTAGGCGTTGATAATGTTAATATTACCAATGCTGCACGTTTAAACGAATTTACAATTCAGTATAAAAACTATAACGCATCTTATCACCGTACCAAAATGGGTTGTAACTCAGATGCAGATGGTGATGGGGTTCCTAACTATTTAGATAGAGACAGTGATGGTGATGGATGTCCGGATGCTTTAGAAGCTGGAATCAGCAAGTCGTTATTAGTGCCTGGTGACTTTTTTAATATTGGAGGTGTAGTTTCAGGAGACTATGTTACAGTAGGTGGTAATTATGGAGATAATGGATTGGGTGATAGTGTAGAAACAGCACCGGATAGCGGTATTGTAAATTACGCTTCTACTTATAGCCAATATGCAACCAATAAAACATTGAACTTCTGTACCGATACGGATGGTGATGGTGTACCAGATATGATTGATATTGATGATGATAATGATGGTGTTTTAGATGTAACAGAATGTGCTTATCCAGCTACACCAACTACCAATGCAGCAGATGTTACTAACAGGTTTGCAGTTTGGAGTAACACAGGGAATGCTCAGGGGACTAACTCAGTTCCTGCTTATCTTGCCAGTGTTGGCGCCTGGACGGCGGGGAATGGTTTAACTGCAACGGTTAATGCCGGTAATTTTATCAACATAAGTAATGTTAATGGTAATAGCATAGGTGATGCCTTTGGAAGTAATGAATATATTGAGTATCCATTTGCTACAACAGCAGATAATTACAATTGGTTATACTATGTAAGAACATCTGCTAATGATGCTACAAACTACCATTGGGCAATGCTAATCTCTGATGATAACTTTGTAACGTATGATATTTTAAATATTGATATACCAAGAACTACTTCAGGTAATGTCGTTAATGACATTAATGATTACCAGTTAAAGCCATCAACTTCTTATAAGGTAAGAACCTATTTCTGGGGGGCACCGACTCTTACGTTTGATGACCTTACCATGTTTGGTTATAGTGAGTGTGATACTGATACCGATGGGGTTCCTAACCGTTTAGATTTAGACAGTGACGGCGACGGATGTCCTGATGCTAAAGAATCGGGAGTGTCTATTAACTCTGGAGCTTCTGGGTCTATGTCAGCGAGTGGAGGAAGTATTTATACAGGAGGTATAGCTTCTGGAACTGCCGAAGCTTATGTAGGAAATGGCACACCTTCTCAGTATGGAGCCAATGGATTCTTTAATAGTATAGAAAACAATGATAACCCTTCTGCTGCTTATCTAGGAACTTACACGTATGCTAATGCGATTAATGCAGCGATCTCTGCTTGCTTTTGCTATAAACCAGCCATTATTGCGGGTACAGTTTTAGACACCAAACAGGGGATTACATCCTTACAAAGAGCAGGTACGGATAATAACAATTGGCCAATGGTAAGAAAAGGAGCCTGGACGGCTTTGGAATCTAAAACAAAAGGATTTGTGCCAAACAGATTGACCGCTCAGCAGATTACTGATATTCCTGCGGCTAATCTGAGAGAAGGAATGATGGTGTATCATATCGGTTTAGACTGTTTATACATTAACACCAACGGAACACCGACAGGCTGGAAATGCTTTAATACTCAGGCTTGTCCATAA
- a CDS encoding lamin tail domain-containing protein, with amino-acid sequence MKKVFTFIGLVSIAAFSNAQIVINEIYSGGGLLGAAITNDFIELKNIGTSTSSLNGATIQYASSSGAFTQYNNLPNITLAPGQTYLIQQGSNGLGGLINLLNPNLIITVLLNLDGSPGVGVGIGLALTSGKVALASNATPVTGPTASNVLDFVGYGLANQYEGTGTAPSPTILNSISRTSGDTNNNSVDFTITLPTPQSTSGTLAVNDLTDFSKKSMFIKNSLVKNDEIIFGAEVKDIKVYTLSGQLVKSASVKNGVSLNVAELQKGNYIVTGLVDNQPVSQKILKD; translated from the coding sequence ATGAAAAAAGTATTTACTTTTATCGGACTCGTTTCGATAGCTGCATTCTCTAATGCTCAGATTGTAATAAATGAAATCTATAGTGGGGGCGGACTTCTTGGAGCTGCCATTACCAATGATTTCATAGAATTGAAAAATATTGGAACTTCTACTTCTTCCCTTAATGGTGCAACTATTCAATATGCATCTTCTTCAGGAGCTTTTACTCAGTATAACAATTTACCCAATATCACTTTGGCTCCGGGGCAAACCTATTTAATTCAACAAGGTTCAAACGGATTAGGTGGATTAATTAATTTATTGAACCCTAATCTTATCATAACAGTTTTACTAAATTTAGACGGTTCACCAGGTGTTGGTGTAGGCATTGGTCTTGCGCTTACTTCAGGAAAGGTTGCTTTAGCAAGTAATGCCACGCCAGTTACAGGGCCTACAGCTTCAAATGTTCTAGATTTCGTAGGTTATGGTTTGGCAAATCAGTATGAAGGAACAGGAACTGCTCCCTCGCCGACTATTTTAAACTCAATTAGTAGAACAAGCGGAGATACGAACAATAATTCTGTTGACTTTACTATTACTTTACCAACTCCGCAATCGACATCCGGAACTTTAGCGGTCAATGATCTAACTGATTTTTCTAAAAAATCAATGTTTATTAAAAATTCACTGGTTAAAAATGATGAGATCATTTTCGGTGCAGAGGTGAAAGATATTAAGGTCTACACATTATCAGGGCAGCTGGTAAAATCAGCTTCTGTAAAGAATGGTGTTTCTTTGAATGTTGCAGAATTGCAAAAAGGCAATTACATCGTAACAGGATTGGTAGATAATCAACCGGTTTCTCAGAAGATCTTGAAGGATTAA
- a CDS encoding T9SS type A sorting domain-containing protein: protein MKKIFTVLGIVAVAAFANAQIVINEVYGGGGNSGASYTHDFVELINRGTSSVTLVGASLQYAAAGATSNFNGYQALPNITLAPGQKYLIQEAGGANGSPLPTADFAPTTNTNFNGTVYNTPFNFQGSNGKVALVSNATQIVSPTDSNVLDFVGYGTSNLFEGNGAAPAPSNTTSVSRTNGVDTNNNITDFTTGAPTPQNSSSATLAVSDFNKVKSNFVKNTFVKNDEITFGADAKDVKVYTLTGQLVKTASVKANGTLNIAELAEGNYIVTGTVNNQAVSQKILKN, encoded by the coding sequence ATGAAAAAAATCTTTACTGTCTTAGGAATTGTTGCAGTTGCCGCTTTTGCAAATGCACAGATTGTGATTAATGAAGTATATGGGGGAGGAGGTAATTCTGGAGCTAGCTATACTCATGATTTTGTTGAATTGATAAACAGGGGTACTTCTTCAGTTACTTTAGTAGGAGCTAGTTTACAATATGCTGCAGCTGGTGCAACTAGTAACTTCAATGGATATCAGGCTCTTCCAAATATTACTTTAGCGCCAGGACAAAAATATTTAATTCAAGAAGCAGGAGGGGCTAATGGCTCACCACTACCAACTGCTGATTTTGCACCAACTACAAATACAAACTTTAATGGTACTGTATATAATACTCCTTTTAATTTTCAAGGAAGTAATGGAAAAGTAGCTTTGGTAAGTAATGCAACACAAATAGTTTCTCCTACAGATAGCAATGTTTTAGATTTTGTTGGTTATGGAACATCAAATTTGTTCGAAGGTAATGGTGCTGCTCCTGCACCATCTAACACAACATCAGTATCTAGAACAAATGGTGTTGATACAAATAATAATATTACTGATTTTACAACAGGAGCACCTACTCCTCAAAATTCTTCATCAGCAACTTTAGCTGTATCAGATTTTAATAAAGTAAAATCAAACTTCGTAAAAAACACTTTCGTTAAGAATGACGAGATTACTTTCGGAGCAGATGCAAAAGATGTAAAAGTGTATACATTAACAGGTCAGTTAGTAAAAACAGCTTCTGTAAAAGCTAACGGAACTTTAAATATTGCTGAATTAGCTGAAGGTAACTATATCGTTACTGGAACAGTAAACAATCAAGCAGTTTCTCAGAAAATTTTGAAAAACTAA